DNA sequence from the Chloroflexota bacterium genome:
ATTTTTGTGCCGCCCACGCAGTGCGCCACGATGCCGTTCCCACATCAACGAATGCCAGCCACCATGGCGGAGGACACCGTGACAACCAGCGGACCAGAGGTCGGCAGGAGCAGCGAATCGCCGTTTGCCATCGCGCAGACGCAGTATGAGGTTGCCGCCGACCATCTTCGACTGAATCCCAGTGTGCGCGCCGTGCTCAGGGAGCCGCGCCGTGAGCTGACCGTGCACTTCCCGGTCGAAATGGACGACGGCAGCGTCGCCGTCTTCACCGGCTACCGCGTCCAGCACAGCCTGCATCGCGGGCCGGCCAAGGGCGGCATTCGCTACCACCCCGGCGTCACCCTGGACGAGGTCAAAGCGCTGGCGATGTGGATGACCTGGAAGTGCGCCGTCGTGCGGATCCCGTACGGGGGTGCGAAGGGCGCGGTCGTCTGCAACCCGAAGGAGCTCTCGCTGCGGGAGCTGGAGCGGCTGACCCGCCGCTACACCACCGAGATCTCGATCCTTCTCGGCCCCGAGAGCGACATCCCGGCCCCGGACCTGAACACCAATGCCCAGACGATGGCCTGGATGATGGACACGATCTCGATGCACCAGGGGTACTCGGTGCCGGGCGTGGTCACGGGCAAGCCGATCGCCATCGGCGGCTCGGAGGGGCGGCAGGACGCCACCGGACGTGGCCTCGTCTACTGTGTCCAGGAGGCCGCCAAGGCGATCAAGCTCGACCTCAAGGGCGCCAGAGTCGTCCTCCAGGGGTTCGGCAATGTCGGATCGGCGGCAGCCCGCTTCCTCAGCGAGGCCGGCGCGAAGATCGTCGCGATTGGCGACTCTGAGGGCGCCGTCTTCCGGGGCGACGGCATC
Encoded proteins:
- a CDS encoding Glu/Leu/Phe/Val dehydrogenase produces the protein MAEDTVTTSGPEVGRSSESPFAIAQTQYEVAADHLRLNPSVRAVLREPRRELTVHFPVEMDDGSVAVFTGYRVQHSLHRGPAKGGIRYHPGVTLDEVKALAMWMTWKCAVVRIPYGGAKGAVVCNPKELSLRELERLTRRYTTEISILLGPESDIPAPDLNTNAQTMAWMMDTISMHQGYSVPGVVTGKPIAIGGSEGRQDATGRGLVYCVQEAAKAIKLDLKGARVVLQGFGNVGSAAARFLSEAGAKIVAIGDSEGAVFRGDGIDLGLAQRQRQETGSIVGTPRTERIGREALFEVDCDILVPAAIEGQITVRNVHNVKAKLIAEGANGPTTPEADQILRERGVTIIPDILCNAGGVTVSYFEWVQDREAFFWTLEEINARLRRIMTRAFDDVLHMSREHEVDMRTAAYMLAVGRVAEATLTRGIYP